One window from the genome of Anolis sagrei isolate rAnoSag1 chromosome 4, rAnoSag1.mat, whole genome shotgun sequence encodes:
- the LOC132771008 gene encoding uncharacterized protein isoform X1 encodes MRLGDLAQEKTASFNMPALYARGITQPKPVSKESQPDLIQEIHSSQERIRLRPIFQKGPSPIKLAPLSEWLKTYPNRTAAAYLLQGFSHGFRIPAVGPRLACLSPNLKSVIGLEAIVKQKIDKEVREGRVLGPFPEPPTPHFRVSPLGIVPKKAAGEYRLIHHLSYPKGDSVNDAIPDEQCSVSYTSFDAAVRLLRQYGTGAELAKCDIKSAFRLLPVHPADFELLGFQFQGLFYMDRALPMGCSVSCAAFETFSTFLEWAVKTKAGLKGVVHYLDDFLFVGKGGSGDCGALLHAFQQLAYSLGVPLADEKTEGPQTVLTFLGIELDTVNQFSRLPCEKVEGLIVKIQQFLSKHKSTLREFQQVIGHLNFACKVIAPGRAFLRRLCDAISGASAPHHHIRVTLAIKADLRIWLQFLRHFNGISFWRQELMIKDALKVSSDASGAIGFGVYFNGHWCAERWPDDWHRLKITSDLTFLEFFPILVAVSLWGESFANSTVHFWCDNMATVQVINTLTSKSPRVMNAIRQFVLQCLNLNILFRAFHIAGLDNTLADALSRFQMERFRQLAPAADVQPERMPDHLWKAGTTRRH; translated from the coding sequence ATGCGGCTCGGGGATCTTGCGCAAGAAAAAACTGCAAGTTTCAACATGCCTGCACTATATGCCAGGGGAATCACTCAGCCAAAACCTGTTTCAAAAGAAAGCCAGCCAGACCTAATTCAGGAGATACACAGTTCACAAGAAAGAATCCGGCTCAGACCAAtattccaaaagggccccagcccaattaagctGGCCCCTTTGAGTGAATGGTTAAAAACATATCCCAATAGAACTGCTGCCGCTTATTTGCTTCAAGGTTTTTCCCACGGTTTTCGTATCCCGGCGGTTGGGCCGCGTTTAGCATGTTTGTCCCCCAACTTGAAATCAGTCATAGGTTTAGAGGCAATAGTGAAACAGAAGATAGACAAAGAAGTAAGAGAGGGGAGGGTCCTCGGACCTTTCCCGGAACCGCCCACGCCTCACTTTAGAGTTTCCCCATTGGGAATAGTGCCCAAAAAGGCTGCCGGAGAATACCGCCTCATTCACCATTTGTCTTACCCCAAGGGTGACTCGGTGAACGACGCCATTCCTGACGAACAATGCTCCGTGAGTTATACGTCTTTTGACGCGGCGGTGCGATTGTTGCGGCAATATGGGACGGGAGCAGAGTTGGCCAAGTGCGACATTAAATCAGCATTCAGGCTGCTCCCGGTTCATCCAGCCGACtttgagttgctgggatttcagtTTCAAGGGCTGTTCTACATGGATCGAGCTCTGCCCATGGGGTGCTCAGTGTCATGCGCTGCGTTTGAAACGTTTAGTACATTCCTTGAATGGGCAGTTAAGACAAAGGCAGGCCTTAAGGGAGTCGTACACTATTTGGACGACTTTCTTTTCGTAGGAAAAGGAGGATCAGGAGATTGCGGCGCCCTGTTGCACGCTTTTCAGCAGCTGGCCTACTCCTTGGGAGTGCCCTTGGCTGATGAAAAAACTGAAGGCCCTCAGACGGTATTGACCTTTTTGGGGATTGAATTAGACACAGTGAATCAATTCTCCAGGTTGCCATGTGAGAAGGTCGAAGGATTGATCGTCAAGATACAACAATTTCTGTCAAAACATAAGTCAACGCTAAGGGAATTCCAACAAGTAATAGGACATTTAAATTTCGCCTGCAAAGTAATAGCTCCTGGTCGAGCATTTCTTCGCAGGCTTTGCGATGCCATTTCGGGCGCATCGGCTCCACACCACCACATTAGAGTTACCCTAGCTATAAAAGCCGATTTGCGCATTTGGTTGCAATTCCTGCGCCATTTTAACGGAATTTCGTTTTGGCGGCAAGAGTTGATGATCAAAGATGCCTTAAAAGTCTCATCGGACGCATCAGGAGCTATAGGTTTCGGAGTATATTTCAATGGTCACTGGTGCGCCGAGAGGTGGCCCGATGACTGGCATAGGTTAAAAATTACATCAGATTTaacctttttggaattttttcctaTTTTAGTGGCAGTTTCCCTTTGGGGCGAAAGCTTTGCAAACTCCACAGTGCACTTTTGGTGCGACAATATGGCCACAGTTCAGGTCATTAATACCCTTACATCTAAATCACCTAGGGTTATGAATGCCATTCGTCAATTTGTTTTACAGTGTTTAAATCTCAATATATTGTTTCGTGCATTCCACATTGCGGGCTTAGACAATACCTTGGCTGACGCTTTGTCTCGCTTCCAGATGGAGCGGTTCAGACAGTTGGCACCCGCCGCGGACGTTCAGCCGGAGCGGATGCCAGACCATCTCTGGAAGGCTGGAACGACGAGACGGCATTAG